Proteins from one Vibrio pomeroyi genomic window:
- a CDS encoding sugar kinase: MKHIAIIGECMIELNGKPFGSMHQTFGGDTLNAAVYLSRGCEANLNQDDIKVSYVTALGSDPISKGMLERWQHEGVSTDLVLQDSQRTPGLYLIQLDEAGERTFLYWRNQSAARYLLQHPDFSQIKQALRNVDMVFLSGITLAILPEQDRIQLLNILVELKTQGVEIAFDSNFRPALWPQDENQTVKNSYQAMYTLTDLALVTFDDEQLIWGDTSPEQTIERLTALGVKRCIVKLGADGCLIQDVPSQDDTSQGNREQDLGTASAPRAVPTHPVENVVDTTSAGDSFNGGFLSAYLAGEDLIKSCQRGNTMAGVVIQHRGAIIAKELTQAAVTAI, from the coding sequence ATGAAACATATCGCCATTATTGGTGAGTGCATGATCGAGCTGAACGGCAAACCGTTCGGCTCAATGCATCAAACGTTTGGCGGAGACACACTCAATGCTGCGGTCTACCTAAGCCGCGGCTGCGAGGCGAACCTCAATCAAGATGACATCAAAGTGTCCTACGTTACGGCTTTAGGCTCAGACCCGATTAGCAAGGGAATGTTAGAGCGCTGGCAACATGAAGGAGTGTCGACTGACCTCGTTCTGCAAGATAGCCAGCGAACTCCAGGCCTATACCTGATTCAGCTTGATGAAGCAGGTGAACGTACCTTTCTGTACTGGCGTAATCAATCAGCCGCACGCTACCTGCTGCAACATCCAGATTTCAGCCAGATAAAGCAGGCACTGCGCAACGTCGATATGGTCTTTCTCAGTGGCATCACATTAGCGATTCTACCCGAGCAAGATCGTATCCAGTTATTGAACATCTTGGTTGAATTGAAGACTCAAGGCGTTGAGATCGCCTTCGACAGTAACTTCCGCCCTGCACTTTGGCCACAGGACGAAAACCAAACCGTTAAGAATAGCTACCAAGCCATGTATACGCTGACAGATTTAGCTCTAGTAACGTTCGATGATGAACAGTTGATTTGGGGAGATACTTCACCAGAACAAACCATCGAACGTCTAACAGCGCTAGGTGTTAAGCGATGCATCGTCAAACTGGGTGCTGATGGCTGTCTTATTCAAGATGTCCCAAGTCAAGATGACACAAGTCAAGGTAACAGAGAGCAAGATTTAGGTACGGCTTCGGCTCCACGAGCGGTGCCTACTCACCCTGTTGAAAACGTTGTTGATACAACCTCAGCAGGGGACTCATTTAATGGCGGATTTTTATCTGCTTATCTTGCGGGCGAAGACTTAATTAAGTCATGCCAGCGCGGCAATACCATGGCAGGCGTCGTTATCCAACATCGCGGTGCCATTATTGCCAAAGAACTTACTCAAGCGGCCGTCACAGCCATTTAA
- a CDS encoding glycoside hydrolase family 3 C-terminal domain-containing protein produces MKRLTLTPIAIALLLAGCNSSDSDNSHQQPHVHSRVHDVLNIGGYQFRDSNGNGTLEPFEDWRLSPEERAADLVSRMTLDEKAGMMLIDTLNSAEGGLVSSTGQDMIADAQMTRFIFRNSVVETPTNAPDCDSGRSGCQISPTEAAQFMNSVQELREQTRMGIPALFKSNARNHIDPSAKAGINVSSGAFSAWPKEAGLAATRDMDLIAEFAGIMNDEWSSIGLRSMYGYMMDLATEPRWYRVHETFTEDADLASDIMRSLIKGLQDGGEVNQDSIALTIKHFPGGGPQENGGDPHYDFGKNQVYPKNNFDYHLKPFIAAIEAGASSIMPYYGIPVDQKWMPNDVGMSFSKGIVTDLLRDELGYTGNVNSDTGIIGERAWGVEHKTIDEQVAMAVEAGVDVLSGFHDKEVIVKLVEKDLITEERVDLSVTRLLEEQFKLGLFENTYVDEKKAQEILGNEKYQERANYAQKKSVVLLQNTNKTLPLAESTAQTPVALYVMGMDEDIAGDDKYNFTVTSGDYEAGETRPPVPADTDYAVIRVRVSNEGSDPDLIFGGANPDELDILAFSEMATAASWHIEPSLSDIKAVMNEVGAENTVLSINFRQPFVLDDQSNLKQAGAVIATFGVSDSNLMEVLSGNFAPQGKLPFALANSAQAIQNQDSDYPGYDQADTLYPFGHGLSYE; encoded by the coding sequence ATGAAGCGTCTTACCCTGACACCTATAGCGATCGCGTTGCTTCTTGCAGGATGCAACTCATCTGATAGCGACAATAGCCACCAGCAACCACACGTTCACTCTCGCGTTCATGATGTACTGAACATTGGGGGTTACCAGTTCCGTGATTCTAACGGCAATGGAACACTTGAGCCTTTTGAAGACTGGCGTTTATCTCCAGAAGAACGAGCAGCAGATTTGGTCAGCCGAATGACGCTAGATGAGAAGGCCGGCATGATGCTCATTGATACCTTAAATTCAGCCGAAGGTGGACTTGTTAGTAGTACTGGCCAAGACATGATTGCCGATGCCCAAATGACCCGCTTTATCTTTCGTAACAGCGTAGTCGAAACACCTACCAATGCGCCTGATTGCGATTCAGGCCGCTCAGGTTGTCAGATAAGCCCTACAGAAGCAGCCCAGTTCATGAATAGTGTTCAAGAACTGCGTGAACAGACTCGAATGGGTATCCCCGCTCTATTCAAATCCAATGCTCGTAATCATATTGATCCATCAGCAAAAGCAGGGATCAACGTTTCTTCAGGGGCGTTTTCAGCTTGGCCTAAAGAGGCGGGGTTAGCAGCAACTCGCGACATGGATTTGATTGCTGAGTTTGCTGGCATCATGAATGACGAGTGGTCTTCAATTGGCCTGCGCAGTATGTACGGATACATGATGGATTTGGCAACAGAACCTCGTTGGTACCGAGTGCATGAGACCTTTACCGAGGATGCGGATTTAGCGTCTGATATTATGCGTTCACTGATCAAAGGGTTGCAGGATGGCGGTGAAGTTAACCAAGACAGTATCGCGCTAACCATCAAACACTTCCCTGGCGGCGGTCCACAAGAAAACGGCGGTGACCCACACTATGACTTTGGTAAGAACCAAGTCTATCCAAAGAACAATTTTGATTACCACCTAAAGCCGTTTATTGCTGCGATTGAGGCTGGTGCTTCTTCAATAATGCCTTACTACGGCATCCCTGTAGATCAAAAGTGGATGCCAAACGATGTGGGCATGTCGTTTTCAAAAGGGATTGTCACCGACCTGCTGAGAGACGAATTAGGCTACACAGGTAACGTGAACTCAGATACCGGAATTATTGGAGAACGCGCGTGGGGCGTGGAGCACAAAACGATTGATGAACAAGTTGCAATGGCAGTCGAGGCCGGCGTTGATGTGCTTTCAGGCTTCCACGATAAAGAAGTCATAGTGAAGCTGGTAGAAAAAGATCTCATCACCGAAGAGCGTGTCGACCTATCCGTAACGCGTTTACTTGAAGAACAATTCAAACTCGGCCTTTTCGAAAACACTTACGTTGACGAGAAGAAAGCCCAAGAAATCTTAGGTAATGAGAAGTACCAAGAACGTGCTAATTACGCTCAGAAAAAGTCTGTCGTCTTACTGCAGAACACCAATAAGACTCTACCTTTAGCTGAATCAACCGCACAGACTCCTGTTGCTCTGTATGTAATGGGAATGGATGAAGATATTGCTGGGGACGACAAGTACAACTTTACCGTGACTTCTGGTGATTACGAAGCGGGAGAAACACGTCCACCAGTACCAGCCGATACGGACTATGCGGTTATTCGTGTTCGCGTATCCAACGAAGGTTCAGATCCTGATCTTATCTTTGGCGGTGCTAACCCAGATGAACTCGATATTCTTGCGTTCAGCGAAATGGCGACAGCTGCGTCTTGGCATATCGAACCAAGCTTGAGTGACATCAAGGCCGTTATGAACGAAGTTGGGGCTGAAAACACCGTATTGTCCATCAACTTTAGACAACCATTCGTACTGGACGATCAAAGTAATCTCAAACAAGCCGGTGCAGTGATAGCCACATTTGGAGTGTCAGATAGCAACCTCATGGAAGTACTTTCAGGTAACTTTGCGCCTCAAGGAAAACTGCCATTTGCTTTGGCTAATAGCGCGCAAGCCATTCAGAACCAAGACTCAGACTATCCTGGGTATGACCAAGCTGACACGCTCTACCCGTTCGGACATGGTTTAAGTTACGAATAA
- a CDS encoding glutathione synthetase, producing MTIPPLSQQIIGDACEWAIMHGVAFRQSDNTARHCPFSIAPMTMEREVYEHLRRVTPLITKLISNVSEDHDFLQSSLSDMAQADPFFGRLMALHQQAHGSADERLNPARQPLLLMRTDFMDDRQHGAKVIEFNGIAAGMGPFGQRATEFHSFMQNQWPETYKNWLEDPSATPAENQGLTQLAYGIATTARQVKADFNEQGKPVFLMVVQKNEDNVYDQHLLEVELQKQGVRTVRRTFEQLSCQLSTGDNQRLLLQDIGAVDVVYLRAGYQYSDYWAPELNESVCCHTLSQTRLFIEQHHVAVNATFSQQLATSKTMQMLLTMMPASEYARWGLTLEEAELVKSVLADMKPITSPSIEWFNTQANKQEWVLKNQGEGGGHCVFGDDISEQLSQLKPEEYDAWALMQRLYPHERDVPTIAVRDTQQTLVTDLVSEVGLFTAYYQGKPVTELDGYAGYLIRSKPASENEGGIHSGKGILDSLVLID from the coding sequence ATGACAATTCCACCGTTATCACAACAGATTATTGGAGATGCATGTGAGTGGGCGATCATGCACGGCGTTGCGTTCCGCCAGTCAGATAATACCGCTAGGCATTGCCCTTTCAGTATTGCGCCAATGACAATGGAACGTGAGGTTTATGAACACTTGCGCCGAGTGACTCCGCTTATCACTAAGCTGATCAGCAACGTGTCGGAAGATCATGATTTTCTGCAGTCCTCATTGAGTGATATGGCGCAAGCCGATCCCTTTTTCGGTCGCTTGATGGCACTTCATCAACAAGCTCATGGCAGTGCGGATGAACGCTTGAACCCCGCTCGTCAGCCATTGCTATTGATGCGAACCGATTTTATGGACGATCGACAACATGGCGCAAAAGTCATTGAATTCAATGGTATTGCAGCAGGCATGGGGCCGTTTGGTCAGCGAGCAACAGAATTTCACTCGTTCATGCAAAACCAATGGCCAGAAACGTACAAGAACTGGCTGGAAGACCCGTCGGCAACACCTGCAGAGAACCAAGGTTTAACCCAGCTAGCTTATGGGATTGCAACGACCGCAAGACAAGTTAAAGCGGACTTCAATGAGCAAGGCAAACCAGTTTTCTTGATGGTGGTACAGAAGAACGAAGACAACGTGTATGACCAACATCTACTTGAAGTCGAGCTACAAAAGCAGGGTGTTCGCACGGTTCGCCGTACCTTCGAACAATTGAGCTGCCAGCTTTCAACGGGCGATAACCAACGTCTGCTGCTGCAAGATATCGGCGCAGTCGATGTTGTGTATCTAAGAGCGGGTTATCAGTATTCAGACTACTGGGCGCCCGAGCTTAATGAATCAGTTTGTTGCCACACGCTCAGTCAGACGCGTTTGTTCATCGAACAACACCATGTCGCTGTGAATGCCACCTTCAGCCAACAGCTAGCAACCAGTAAAACCATGCAAATGCTGCTGACCATGATGCCAGCGTCAGAATACGCTCGTTGGGGTTTAACGCTAGAAGAAGCCGAATTGGTGAAGAGCGTTTTAGCTGACATGAAGCCAATCACCAGTCCGTCGATTGAATGGTTTAACACGCAAGCGAATAAGCAAGAATGGGTGTTGAAAAACCAAGGTGAGGGCGGTGGCCACTGTGTGTTCGGTGATGATATCAGCGAACAACTGAGCCAACTTAAACCAGAAGAGTACGACGCATGGGCACTGATGCAACGCTTGTATCCACACGAACGTGACGTACCGACTATTGCAGTGCGTGATACTCAGCAAACACTCGTTACAGACTTAGTCAGCGAAGTCGGCTTATTCACTGCTTACTATCAAGGTAAGCCAGTAACTGAACTGGACGGTTATGCGGGCTACTTAATCCGCAGTAAACCAGCAAGCGAAAACGAAGGCGGGATCCACAGCGGCAAAGGCATTCTAGATTCGTTGGTGTTGATTGATTAA
- a CDS encoding LysR substrate-binding domain-containing protein has product MVDVKSLLKCDMNLLLCLHVLIEERSVSKTAERLFLSQSAVSKQLTKLRALFDDPLFERESKGLFPTPKALALAPKIHQILLQIEKLTVPEVFDPKDSERTFTIDLVETAYTAIYPHFMPTALADAPHITINSSTWSSDSFKRLLKREVDFGIGIFELDERASTHVQCIPDELDYVELCLDYSVCLMRNDHPALQEEWNLDTFLKYRHIQLVTGGAGDWLLMEVLNSKQLEINKAANVSDITSAIKLCKQSDLLMCYPYNSVRDYIDSGELVMKPVPVDLVPGGLFLLWHKYFDSEPSHKWLRDLIIEQTR; this is encoded by the coding sequence ATGGTAGATGTTAAAAGCTTACTTAAATGCGATATGAATTTGCTGCTTTGCTTACACGTTCTGATTGAAGAACGAAGCGTGAGTAAAACGGCAGAACGACTCTTTTTGAGCCAGTCTGCGGTAAGTAAACAGCTCACCAAACTCAGAGCTTTGTTTGATGATCCGCTGTTTGAACGCGAATCCAAGGGGCTATTCCCAACCCCCAAAGCACTCGCGTTAGCACCTAAGATCCACCAAATCTTACTGCAGATCGAAAAGCTGACCGTTCCCGAGGTTTTCGATCCTAAAGACAGTGAACGTACCTTCACTATAGACCTTGTCGAAACTGCCTACACGGCGATTTATCCGCACTTTATGCCGACAGCGCTTGCCGATGCGCCTCACATTACCATCAACAGTTCAACGTGGAGCAGCGACAGCTTTAAACGCTTATTAAAGCGCGAAGTAGATTTTGGCATTGGTATATTCGAATTGGATGAACGTGCCTCTACCCACGTGCAATGTATCCCTGATGAGTTGGATTATGTTGAGCTGTGTTTGGATTATTCAGTGTGCTTGATGCGTAATGACCATCCGGCCTTGCAAGAAGAGTGGAACCTCGACACCTTCTTGAAGTATCGACACATACAGTTGGTGACGGGTGGAGCAGGCGACTGGCTATTGATGGAAGTATTGAACTCCAAGCAGCTTGAAATCAACAAAGCCGCTAACGTGTCTGACATCACCAGTGCCATCAAGCTGTGTAAGCAGAGCGATCTGTTGATGTGTTATCCGTATAACTCGGTACGAGATTACATTGATAGCGGCGAGTTGGTGATGAAGCCTGTCCCGGTCGATTTGGTGCCTGGAGGCTTGTTCTTATTGTGGCACAAATATTTCGATTCAGAGCCGAGCCACAAATGGTTACGTGATTTGATCATCGAACAGACTCGATAG
- a CDS encoding YgjV family protein codes for MEDWITQGVGGLAFCIGVMAFWQKDDMHFRYQMMIFCLVMSVHFILMGAMVAAIGVIINAIRSYVSIKTQSRKVMWFFIGLMWCMTLPNMNHFFEFITVVGSSVATWALFSQQGITLRSLILFNSFCWASHNIWIGSIGGSFVEVTFIVTNLVTIYRLHQRRLLNTK; via the coding sequence ATGGAAGACTGGATAACACAGGGAGTCGGAGGTCTCGCTTTCTGTATCGGTGTGATGGCATTTTGGCAAAAAGATGATATGCATTTTCGCTACCAGATGATGATCTTTTGTCTTGTCATGAGTGTCCATTTCATATTAATGGGTGCTATGGTTGCCGCCATTGGCGTAATAATCAATGCCATTCGAAGTTACGTATCAATAAAAACTCAATCACGTAAAGTGATGTGGTTCTTTATTGGCTTGATGTGGTGCATGACTTTACCCAACATGAATCATTTCTTTGAATTCATCACCGTCGTGGGCTCTTCTGTCGCAACATGGGCACTCTTCTCTCAGCAAGGTATCACGCTGAGATCCTTAATATTATTCAATTCTTTCTGTTGGGCTAGCCATAATATTTGGATTGGCTCGATTGGCGGGTCTTTTGTCGAAGTCACCTTTATTGTCACCAATTTAGTCACAATCTACCGTTTACATCAACGCAGGTTGTTAAATACAAAATAG
- a CDS encoding AI-2E family transporter yields MTSKKYSILRQRSVLQTSFMLLAVLMMSIFTLHIAKPFLLPIIFGAFISLLCSPLVNYLTRFGIPRVINVMAVLIGFIGFVVISLNMLSEPAQQWWSKLPMLVENVSNEVSEVTQNSRLTDATGFSMSSTVTNDGLTNNTAFSIIESVLTTTPTIVTQLLVAFLMAYFMMNYGRKIYSQSLSLFECFSEKRRAVELVKVVQKDLSRYIGAITIINVCLGFTVGFAFYMMGLQDPFLWGAFAGLMNFIPYLGPMVSVTCFALVSFIQFESFSYALTVAAIFLAINLIESQLVTPTLLGKRFSLNPLILFVWLVFWGWLWGSMGMLVGVPLLVCVNVFFEQLRHPRLNAHKGQ; encoded by the coding sequence ATGACATCAAAAAAATACAGTATTCTTAGACAACGAAGTGTGTTGCAAACTAGTTTTATGCTCCTTGCTGTTCTCATGATGTCTATTTTTACATTACATATCGCCAAGCCATTTTTGTTGCCAATCATCTTTGGTGCTTTTATTTCTTTGCTATGTAGCCCTCTAGTTAACTACCTTACTCGCTTCGGTATCCCTCGAGTCATTAACGTAATGGCTGTACTTATTGGTTTTATTGGCTTTGTTGTGATTAGTTTGAATATGTTGAGTGAGCCCGCTCAGCAATGGTGGTCAAAATTACCAATGTTGGTTGAGAATGTATCTAATGAAGTGAGTGAGGTTACTCAAAACAGTCGCTTAACTGACGCCACCGGGTTCTCCATGAGTAGTACTGTTACCAATGATGGGCTTACCAATAACACGGCTTTTTCCATTATAGAATCAGTGCTTACGACAACACCAACCATTGTTACTCAGTTGTTGGTTGCGTTTCTTATGGCGTATTTCATGATGAATTACGGTCGAAAAATTTATTCTCAAAGCTTATCTCTTTTTGAATGCTTTTCAGAAAAGCGTAGGGCTGTTGAATTGGTTAAAGTTGTTCAAAAGGATTTGTCTCGTTACATAGGCGCCATCACCATCATTAATGTTTGCTTAGGATTCACTGTTGGCTTTGCTTTTTATATGATGGGATTGCAAGACCCTTTCCTTTGGGGCGCTTTTGCAGGCTTAATGAATTTTATCCCCTATCTTGGCCCGATGGTTTCAGTTACGTGCTTTGCTTTAGTCTCTTTTATACAGTTTGAGTCGTTTAGCTACGCATTGACGGTCGCTGCGATCTTCCTGGCGATTAATTTGATAGAAAGCCAATTGGTTACTCCTACATTACTGGGGAAAAGGTTTAGTCTCAATCCGCTGATTTTATTTGTATGGCTTGTATTTTGGGGTTGGCTATGGGGCTCTATGGGAATGCTAGTAGGGGTCCCATTACTTGTCTGTGTGAATGTATTTTTTGAACAGTTAAGACATCCAAGGTTGAATGCTCATAAAGGTCAGTAG
- a CDS encoding sugar O-acetyltransferase, producing MKTELEKMLSGEVFDGADHEIDQMRTHASKALTDFNQCSDDAQQPSLQANLFGKIGSSVVRPPFHCEFGKTIEIGDDTFINMNVVMLDGANIKIGNNVLVGPSVQFYTASHSLDYLSRRKWETFCFPIIVEDDVWIGGNSVINQDVTIGARSVIAANSVVNSDVPPDCLYGGTPAKLIRHLNTEQRR from the coding sequence ATGAAAACAGAACTCGAAAAAATGCTGTCTGGCGAAGTTTTTGACGGTGCCGATCATGAGATTGACCAAATGCGCACTCATGCAAGTAAAGCTCTGACAGATTTCAATCAATGTTCCGACGACGCTCAACAGCCGAGCCTTCAAGCAAATCTATTTGGCAAAATCGGCAGCAGTGTTGTGCGTCCTCCTTTCCACTGTGAGTTTGGTAAAACCATCGAGATTGGTGACGATACCTTCATCAATATGAACGTGGTAATGCTTGATGGCGCGAACATCAAAATTGGTAACAATGTTTTGGTGGGGCCAAGCGTTCAGTTTTACACCGCTTCTCACTCTCTAGACTATCTAAGTCGTCGTAAATGGGAAACCTTCTGCTTTCCAATTATCGTTGAAGACGATGTATGGATTGGCGGAAACTCAGTCATCAACCAAGATGTCACTATTGGTGCTCGCTCTGTTATCGCGGCTAACTCTGTGGTCAACAGCGACGTACCGCCAGACTGTCTATACGGTGGTACGCCAGCTAAGTTGATTCGACATCTGAATACTGAGCAAAGACGATAG
- a CDS encoding DUF2383 domain-containing protein, translated as MRNQSILSIVNLIKSGNIIYEKAISNIRSEKMAKNLFDIYTVKKCAELKLQSLTYYSKIHQEQIPASYTINARERCIEAEDTKGKNNQELYLKHLEGVETKIISDIESLLETNPDLEGRRRLKVVKNEMESCRDQIHNMRQN; from the coding sequence ATGAGAAACCAAAGTATATTATCTATTGTTAACCTGATAAAAAGTGGAAATATTATTTACGAAAAAGCGATATCCAACATAAGAAGTGAAAAGATGGCAAAAAATCTTTTTGATATCTACACGGTAAAGAAATGTGCAGAGTTAAAGTTACAATCTTTAACTTACTACTCAAAAATACATCAAGAACAGATACCCGCTAGTTATACGATAAATGCCAGAGAGCGCTGTATTGAAGCGGAAGATACAAAAGGTAAAAACAATCAAGAGCTCTATTTAAAGCACCTAGAAGGTGTCGAGACAAAGATCATTTCCGACATTGAATCACTGCTAGAAACTAACCCTGATTTAGAAGGGAGAAGAAGATTAAAAGTGGTAAAAAATGAAATGGAATCATGTCGAGACCAAATACACAACATGCGTCAGAATTAG
- a CDS encoding mechanosensitive ion channel family protein has protein sequence MEMNLSFNLEKFQHLIEGKLEHWLVEAIKLIPNLIVAFVTFLIFIFVANISGKLFKRLSNRVVDSQEVINLLASIVKVTIVTIGFFVALDFVGLQGTVTSLLAGAGILGLAIGFAFQDMTENLISGITMSIRKPFKIGDVVGSNDVMGTIVKINLRNTLVETFSGQHVMIPNKMVFRNILTNYSRKGRRRVEIPVGISYADCPKRAAEVITKAINQKSYVSRKEDTTVYASSFSDSSVNLLVWFWIEYPGGFGYMDAKHDGIIAVKESLSEAGMTIPFPIRTLDFDPKGGKSLSRMMTGAVDDAS, from the coding sequence ATGGAAATGAATCTCTCTTTTAACTTAGAGAAGTTTCAGCATCTGATAGAGGGTAAGTTAGAGCATTGGTTAGTTGAAGCAATTAAACTTATCCCTAACCTGATTGTTGCTTTTGTTACGTTTCTTATTTTTATCTTTGTTGCCAACATAAGCGGTAAGTTGTTTAAAAGATTGAGCAATAGAGTTGTCGACTCTCAAGAAGTCATTAACTTACTGGCTTCTATTGTTAAGGTTACCATTGTTACTATTGGATTTTTTGTCGCGTTAGATTTTGTTGGGCTCCAAGGTACGGTTACATCGTTGCTTGCCGGTGCCGGTATTCTAGGTTTAGCTATCGGTTTTGCTTTTCAAGATATGACTGAGAACCTCATTTCAGGTATTACAATGAGTATTCGTAAACCTTTTAAAATTGGCGATGTTGTTGGTTCCAACGATGTCATGGGTACCATAGTCAAAATAAACTTACGAAATACACTGGTTGAAACGTTCTCTGGTCAACACGTCATGATTCCCAATAAGATGGTTTTCCGAAATATTTTGACGAACTACAGTCGAAAAGGACGAAGAAGGGTCGAGATCCCTGTGGGGATTTCCTACGCAGACTGTCCCAAAAGAGCCGCTGAGGTGATAACCAAAGCGATAAACCAAAAGTCTTATGTTAGTCGGAAAGAAGATACGACGGTTTACGCTTCAAGCTTTTCTGATAGTAGCGTTAACTTATTGGTTTGGTTTTGGATTGAGTACCCAGGAGGTTTCGGTTATATGGACGCAAAGCACGACGGTATTATAGCGGTTAAAGAGTCATTATCAGAGGCTGGAATGACAATACCGTTTCCGATTAGAACACTTGATTTTGATCCCAAAGGCGGTAAAAGTCTGTCTAGAATGATGACTGGGGCTGTCGATGACGCTTCCTAG
- a CDS encoding bifunctional 4-hydroxy-2-oxoglutarate aldolase/2-dehydro-3-deoxy-phosphogluconate aldolase, with product MSNIKQQLKTLKVIPVIAIDNAEDIIPLGKVLAENGLPAAEITFRSEAAVEAIRLLRESQPDMLIGAGTVLNREQAIAAKEAGATFVVSPGFNPNTVRACQEIGTDIIPGVNNPSTVEAALEMGLTTLKFFPAEASGGINMVKSLLAPYTDIEIMPTGGINPSNIKDYLAIPRVLACGGTWMVDKKLIEEGNWEELAHLTREAVKLVN from the coding sequence ATGTCTAACATCAAACAACAACTGAAAACACTGAAAGTTATCCCTGTGATCGCTATCGACAACGCTGAAGACATCATCCCTCTGGGTAAAGTGTTAGCTGAGAATGGTTTACCTGCGGCAGAAATTACCTTCCGTTCTGAAGCTGCTGTTGAAGCGATTCGTCTACTTCGTGAATCACAACCAGATATGTTGATCGGCGCAGGAACCGTATTAAACAGAGAGCAGGCTATCGCAGCCAAAGAAGCTGGCGCAACGTTCGTCGTCTCTCCTGGCTTTAACCCAAACACGGTAAGAGCCTGCCAAGAGATTGGCACTGATATCATTCCTGGAGTCAACAACCCAAGTACAGTAGAAGCAGCGCTTGAAATGGGCTTAACCACATTAAAGTTCTTCCCTGCTGAAGCATCGGGTGGCATCAACATGGTTAAATCACTTCTTGCTCCTTATACAGATATTGAGATCATGCCGACCGGTGGAATTAACCCAAGCAACATTAAAGACTACCTAGCGATACCTCGCGTGCTCGCATGTGGCGGTACTTGGATGGTAGATAAGAAGCTGATCGAAGAAGGCAATTGGGAAGAACTGGCTCATTTAACTCGTGAAGCCGTTAAGTTAGTCAATTAA
- a CDS encoding adenosine deaminase, which yields MDFLALPKIDLHCHLDGSVRPDTIIDLAKQYNIELPEDRDAVVQSLTVPEDCKNLDEYLACFSLPLQVMQTEEAIERISFELYEDAALENVKYLEVRFAPILHVNKGLSLDTIIASAVKGMKRAEEKYDIKGNYIMSVLRMFPKDSIKDVIDAGKPYLGKGVVAFDIAGGEKPGFCAEFPEYTQYAIEQGYRVTVHAGEQWHGQNVYDAVTMLDAERIGHGVHIQGNEDAYNIVKEKQVALETCPTSNVQTKCIHQFSDHPIAEFKKDGIVVTINTDNRTVSNTTMTNEVKRVCETFGLTKEDYAEIYKYSVESAFASDEVKKHLMGFVEQI from the coding sequence ATGGATTTTCTAGCACTACCAAAGATTGATTTACACTGCCACCTAGACGGAAGTGTTCGCCCAGATACGATTATTGACCTAGCAAAACAGTACAATATCGAACTACCTGAAGATCGCGATGCGGTTGTTCAATCTCTAACTGTGCCAGAAGATTGCAAAAACCTAGATGAGTACCTAGCTTGTTTCAGCCTGCCACTGCAAGTCATGCAGACTGAAGAAGCAATTGAACGTATCTCTTTTGAGCTTTACGAAGACGCAGCACTAGAAAACGTTAAGTACCTAGAAGTTCGCTTTGCGCCAATCCTGCACGTAAACAAAGGTCTGTCTCTTGATACGATCATTGCAAGCGCAGTAAAAGGCATGAAGCGTGCTGAAGAGAAATACGACATCAAGGGCAACTACATCATGTCTGTACTGCGTATGTTCCCTAAAGACTCTATCAAAGACGTGATCGATGCAGGTAAACCTTACCTTGGTAAAGGTGTTGTTGCGTTTGATATCGCAGGCGGTGAAAAGCCAGGCTTCTGCGCAGAATTCCCTGAATACACGCAATACGCGATCGAACAAGGCTACCGTGTGACAGTTCACGCTGGTGAGCAATGGCATGGTCAAAACGTTTACGATGCAGTCACTATGCTAGACGCTGAGCGTATCGGTCATGGTGTTCACATCCAAGGCAACGAAGATGCGTACAACATCGTTAAAGAGAAGCAGGTTGCACTTGAAACTTGCCCAACAAGTAACGTTCAAACTAAATGTATTCACCAATTCAGCGACCACCCAATTGCTGAATTCAAGAAAGACGGCATCGTTGTAACGATCAACACAGACAACCGTACTGTGTCGAACACAACCATGACTAACGAAGTGAAGCGTGTTTGTGAAACATTCGGCCTAACAAAAGAAGATTACGCTGAAATCTACAAGTACTCTGTAGAGAGCGCTTTTGCTTCAGACGAAGTGAAAAAGCACCTAATGGGTTTCGTTGAGCAAATCTAA